The following proteins are co-located in the Papaver somniferum cultivar HN1 unplaced genomic scaffold, ASM357369v1 unplaced-scaffold_128, whole genome shotgun sequence genome:
- the LOC113331989 gene encoding protein HEAT INTOLERANT 4-like, with protein MARKAKAGTKRKANQKEVEEEIPKQVEEEEAAEEQEIPKEVEEEKEEEEVPEEEQPKNKKQKKDEVVEKKKQPAKGKGKAVATRSTAATTKKERKPRVTKPKLKEEPEYFEDKRNMEDLWTTAFPVGTEWDQIETLYGFKWSFSNLENAFEEGGLLYGKRVYIFGCTEPQLLSVNGEGKLVCIPVIVAIVNDFPPSDKIGINSVQREAEEIIPMKQMKMDWVPYIPLEKRGNQVERLKSDIFIWSCTQRRASLRTLKEDHLKKFEYCLPYFYNPFREEEINQSTVVDIMFPIEPLVVCDFDWELDDLEEFVDEKVTDEVVTEDQKDAFKEFIREKVKEAKKANREAREVRKKAKEETSEETKRAFENMRFYKFYPVKTPDTPDVSEVKAPFINRYYGKAHEVL; from the exons ATGGCGAGAAAAGCTAAGGCTGGAACTAAGAGAAAGGCGAACCAgaaagaagttgaagaagaaatccctaaacaagttgaagaagaagaagctgcagAGGAGCAAGAAATTCCTAAAGAAGTTGAAGAggagaaagaggaagaagaagttccTGAAGAAGAACAGCCAAAGAATAAGAAACAGAAGAAAGATGAGGTTGTTGAGAAGAAAAAACAACCAGCCAAAGGTAAAGGTAAAGCTGTTGCTACAAGATCAACAGCAGCGACTACAAAAAAGGAAAGGAAACCTAGGGTTACTAAGCCTAAACTCAAAGAAGAACCTGAATACTTTGAGGATAAGCGGAATATG GAGGATCTATGGACCACTGCATTTCCAGTGGGCACTGAG TGGGATCAGATCGAAACTCTTTATGGCTTCAAATGGAGTTTCTCAAATCTGGAA AATGCTTTTGAAGAGGGTGGACTACTGTATGGAAAGAGAGTCTATATATTTGGATGTACAGAAC CTCAATTGCTCTCCGTGAACGGCGAGGGAAAACTAGTTTGTATACCTGTCATTGTTGCT ATTGTTAATGATTTCCCTCCTTCTGATAAGATCGGTATCAACTCGGTTCAACGGGAGGCAGAGGAAATTATCCCAATGAAACAAATGAAAATGGATTGGGTTCCTTACATCCCATTAGAAAAAAG GGGTAATCAAGTTGAGAGATTGAAATCTGATATCTTTATCTGGAGCTGTACACAGAGAAG AGCTTCTCTGAGAACCCTGAAAGAGGATCATTTGAAGAAGTTTGAATATTGTCTACCTT ATTTTTACAATCCATTCAGGGAGGAAGAAATCAACCAGAGCACTGTTGTTGACATAATGTTTCCAATAGAACCACTA GTTGTATGTGATTTTGATTGGGAACTTGATGACCTTGAG gagtttgttgatgagaaagttaCAGATGAGGTAGTAACAGAAGATCAAAAAGATGCGTTTAAG GAATTTATCAGGGAGAAGGTTAAAGAAGCAAAGAAAGCGAACCGAGAG GCTAGAGAGGTACGAAAGaaagcaaaagaagaaacaagTGAAGAGACCAAAAGAGCTTTTGAGAACATgaggttttacaaattttatccaGTAAAAACTCCAGATACTCCAGATGTGTCAGAAGTCAAg GCTCCCTTCATAAATAGGTATTACGGGAAGGCACACGAGGTTCTTTAG